A window of Terriglobia bacterium genomic DNA:
TCTCGCCCTTGCGGCCATCGGCGATTATGAGCCGATGGCCGCGAGAGGTCCCTTCGTGCCCAAGCGGCTCAGAACTCCAGCCGTAGCATAAACTGAAGCCGCCGCGACGAGCCGATCCCGGTGGCGCCGTCATTCAACTGGCCGGTAATGGTCCCGAAGGCGCCGTCCGAGATATTGGCATCCGGATCCCCGTAGATCGGGTGATTGAACAGGTTAAAAGCTTCGGCCCGGAAGTCCAGGGCCAGCCGTTCAGTAATGGCCGTTTTCTTCTCGAGCGCCGTGTCGATTTCGTAGTACCCCGGGCCGCGTCCAGCGTTATACCCCAAGTTTCCCCGCGTGCCCGGTGCGGGTACCGCAAAGGCCGCTGGATTGAACCAGTTGTTGATTGTTCGGTTGGCCGGATAAATGGGTACGCCGGGGACCAGTTCCGGCCGCTGATTCCTTGTCACGCCGTCGGGCACATCTGTCGAACTCCGGTCTACCAGGATATCAATCGGGCGGCCGCTCGTTGCCGACGCAATTCCGCTCAGTTGCCAGCCCCCGAGCAACCTTCCGGCCATGCCGCCGGCGTTTAAGAAATGCTTGCCCGGGCCAACCGGAAGCTCGTAAACCGAATTGACGGAAAGGGAATGGCGCACGTCAATCTCCGAGCTGCCATAGGAACATCTGATGCAATCATAGTCTTCAACGTGCGGATACTCGCCCGCTCCAAACCCGCCCCAGGCCAAGCCGTGCGACCACATGTACTCCGTCCCCCACGTCAATCCACTGGTGATATGACGCTGCACGGATACCTGAAGAGAGTGGAAGTTGCTGTTGCCCTGGTTTCTTTTCTGATTGAACTCGCCAAAGCCGGGGATGGGACGAACGCAATTGCCAGTGAGCGCGGAACCATTTTCGCAGCGGTTGAACCGAACGGCGGAGAACAGCCTGTGCCCCTCGCTCCCTTGGTAGGCAACCTGGCCGATAAACCCATGCGGCAACATGCGCTGGACAGTGAGGTCCCAGTCTTCGAAGTATCCGTCCCTCCGGTTCGGGTCCCATGCCTTAGGCGAGAATAGAGGATTGGTGAGCAGGGCCGGAGAGACTGGGTACGAAAGGCTCGGCACGTCCGCAGCCTTAATAAGAAATCGCTGGGCCGTACTCTCGTGCCCGTCGCTGAAGTCGTCCATCTGGTTCGGCTCGAAGTACATCCCGAACCCGGCGCGGATGACGGTTTTTCCCGAGACTCCTCCGGGCTGCCACGCCAGGCCCAGCCGCGGGGCGAAGTCCTTATAGTACGGCGAGTACAGTGGCGTACCCTTCGGGCAGAACCCTCCACATGCAATTGTCACGACGGCCTGGCGGTCATGCACCTCTTTCAGGACCGTGTAATGCTCCCATCGTAATCCGTAGGTGAGCGTAAGGTTGGGGCGCACTTTGAAGGTATCCTGCGCGTAGGGCATGATGTAGGTGCGCCGGTGGCCACCGAGGGTCAACTCCCCAAGGAATTCGAAATTATCCACGGCGTTGTTGATAAAGTCCTGCGGGCTGTTGTATGTATATATCCCGTTAGCGAATTGAGCCTCGCTCGAATTGTTAAGCCGATGGCGCTCAATGCCGATCCCCAT
This region includes:
- a CDS encoding TonB-dependent receptor gives rise to the protein MKGRGLYFLYYFLLGSCVFFLWTASGKAQINRANLNGTVTDPSGASVPGATVEVVAPDTGFTRQVTTGSSGVYSINSLPIGTYDLTVSAKGFNTFRSTSIQLTVGENRTLNAQLAVGAATTRVQVSATAVSLETNNAQLSTVVRSQQVQEIPLNGRDWAGLMTLTQGAVNLGGGGQRDLRFVGRGTDDNNYTYDGIDATGVQEQNQKAGARLSISLESIAEFRVSSSVYTADQGGSAGAQVSIVSKTGTNQYHGAAFDFLRNNVFDARSPFDTDVPPFHLNQFGGEMGGPIQKDRTFFYADYEGLRQILNSTIIGFVPNAAVRNQVAATSPALTQFVNSWPVGQTPVDAFTDQAKFVGLNSQQENSGMGRLDHTFNSRTSIFGRVNIDDAVINSPADTVGGRDNPLLRISNYVVQLTHVFSPTIVNELRGGVNRSALNHFTFGTSPTALFNGVVTSTGVSVGGFDDPSETTLDEEIGTTIDAYDDLTMVKGRHTIKMGIGIERHRLNNSSEAQFANGIYTYNSPQDFINNAVDNFEFLGELTLGGHRRTYIMPYAQDTFKVRPNLTLTYGLRWEHYTVLKEVHDRQAVVTIACGGFCPKGTPLYSPYYKDFAPRLGLAWQPGGVSGKTVIRAGFGMYFEPNQMDDFSDGHESTAQRFLIKAADVPSLSYPVSPALLTNPLFSPKAWDPNRRDGYFEDWDLTVQRMLPHGFIGQVAYQGSEGHRLFSAVRFNRCENGSALTGNCVRPIPGFGEFNQKRNQGNSNFHSLQVSVQRHITSGLTWGTEYMWSHGLAWGGFGAGEYPHVEDYDCIRCSYGSSEIDVRHSLSVNSVYELPVGPGKHFLNAGGMAGRLLGGWQLSGIASATSGRPIDILVDRSSTDVPDGVTRNQRPELVPGVPIYPANRTINNWFNPAAFAVPAPGTRGNLGYNAGRGPGYYEIDTALEKKTAITERLALDFRAEAFNLFNHPIYGDPDANISDGAFGTITGQLNDGATGIGSSRRLQFMLRLEF